One Panicum virgatum strain AP13 chromosome 9K, P.virgatum_v5, whole genome shotgun sequence genomic region harbors:
- the LOC120647025 gene encoding uncharacterized protein LOC120647025 isoform X1 — protein MTKLDFYFFQLTSRPHLSFPQHPTHLSHSLLPYPAPPPACRPVAAALSAFARRLPRLPSSPGTTSGALLSPAETAPLALTAAAAAAAALAYSSSSTAALSYRSCLSCSATSRGPITDTSLATARRIMPTAGASLCRTAAPSGRSTTAHTSTPNSAATPRSWWSRSRRGTRRGSSPPSGSTPRLSLRRPCVLPTPHLLICFELTSAVLGAFANPEVEKIIFASCSCLNCLCISVQDLAVFEMLSEDAD, from the exons ATGACTAAATtggacttttatttttttcaactgacatctcggccccacctgtcattccCTCAGCACCCCACCCACCTCTCTCACTCGCTCCTACCctaccccgcgccgccgcctgcttgtcgtccggtcgccgccgccctctcggcgtttgcccgccgcctcccccgcctcCCTTCATCACCCGGCACCACCTCCGGCGCCCTCTTGTCCCCCGCGGAGACGGCGCCCTTGGCCCtgaccgcagccgccgccgccgccgccgccttggcctACAGCTCGAGTTCCACGGCGGCCCTCAGCTACCGGAGCTGCCTCTCGTGCTCCGCCACCTCCCGCGGCCCCATCACTGACACGTccctcgccaccgcccgccgcatcatgcccaccgccggcgcctcccTGTGCCGGACCGCGGCGCCGTCGGGCCGGAGCACGACGGCGCACACGTCCACGCCGAactccgccgccacgccgcggaGTTGGTGGAGTCGTTCGCGACGAGGGACAAGGAGAGGATCATCGCCGCCATCCGGAAGTACACCTCGCTTGAGCCTGAGACGACCGTGTGTGTTACCGACACCGCACCTTCTGATCTGTTTCGAACTCACAAG TGCAGTACTCGGAGCTTTTGCTAATCCTGAGGTGGAAAAAATTATCTTTGCATCGTGTTCGTGTCTCAATTGTCTTTGCATCTCAGTTCAAGATTTAGCAGTGTTTGAAATGCTTTCAGAAGATGCAGACTAG
- the LOC120647028 gene encoding uncharacterized protein LOC120647028, with product MVSLQSALLPEASKRPPCLSLVGSAAVASTATSKKRKRDGGGDDDRDNSRGEVVDGIELNFDAAPLPPEWQRCLDIKSGQIHYYNTRTQKRTWKDPRGEPDYRAAPAAADDEEEDSANCAPPGLDLELNLTFSPRPAPAHQEKKKPKPAAPPPQPPPAAAVESRRRQPAEAAAEDSREMVAAVCVRCHMLVMMCRASPACPNCKFLHTPSRAAPPPEPAAPLKLGLQLLCCRD from the exons ATGGTGTCCCTGCAGTCGGCGCTCCTACCGGAGGCCAGCAAGCGGCCGCCGTGCCTCTCCCTCGTGggcagcgccgccgtcgcctccaccgccaccagcaagaaGCGGaagcgggacggcggcggcgacgacgaccgcGACAACAGCCGCGGCGAGGTCGTGGACGGGATCGAGCTCAATTtcgacgccgcgccgctgccccccGAGTGGCAACGCTGCCTCGACATCAAG tCGGGGCAGATCCACTACTACAACACGAGGACGCAGAAGCGGACGTGGAAGGACCCCAGAGGCGAGCCGGActaccgcgccgcgccggccgccgccgacgacgaggaggaggactccGCGAATTGCGCGCCGCCGGGGCTGGACCTGGAGCTGAACCTTACGTTCTCGCCGCGCCCGGCGCCCGCCCACCAGGaaaagaagaagcccaagcctgccgcgccgccgccgcaaccaccaccagcagcagcagtagagaGCCGTCGTCGTCAGCccgcggaggccgccgccgaggacagccgggagatggtggcggcggtgtgcgTGCGCTGCCACATGCTGGTGATGATGTGCCGCGCCAGCCCCGCGTGCCCCAACTGCAAGTTCCTGCACAcgccgagccgcgccgcgccgccgcccgagccggCGGCGCCCCTCAAGCTCGGCCTCCAGCTGCTCTGCTGCAGGGACTAG
- the LOC120647025 gene encoding uncharacterized protein LOC120647025 isoform X3 produces the protein MTKLDFYFFQLTSRPHLSFPQHPTHLSHSLLPYPAPPPACRPVAAALSAFARRLPRLPSSPGTTSGALLSPAETAPLALTAAAAAAAALAYSSSSTAALSYRSCLSCSATSRGPITDTSLATARRIMPTAGASLCRTAAPSGRSTTAHTSTPNSAATPRSWWSRSRRGTRRGSSPPSGSTPRLSLRRPLQYSELLLILRWKKLSLHRVRVSIVFASQFKI, from the exons ATGACTAAATtggacttttatttttttcaactgacatctcggccccacctgtcattccCTCAGCACCCCACCCACCTCTCTCACTCGCTCCTACCctaccccgcgccgccgcctgcttgtcgtccggtcgccgccgccctctcggcgtttgcccgccgcctcccccgcctcCCTTCATCACCCGGCACCACCTCCGGCGCCCTCTTGTCCCCCGCGGAGACGGCGCCCTTGGCCCtgaccgcagccgccgccgccgccgccgccttggcctACAGCTCGAGTTCCACGGCGGCCCTCAGCTACCGGAGCTGCCTCTCGTGCTCCGCCACCTCCCGCGGCCCCATCACTGACACGTccctcgccaccgcccgccgcatcatgcccaccgccggcgcctcccTGTGCCGGACCGCGGCGCCGTCGGGCCGGAGCACGACGGCGCACACGTCCACGCCGAactccgccgccacgccgcggaGTTGGTGGAGTCGTTCGCGACGAGGGACAAGGAGAGGATCATCGCCGCCATCCGGAAGTACACCTCGCTTGAGCCTGAGACGACCGT TGCAGTACTCGGAGCTTTTGCTAATCCTGAGGTGGAAAAAATTATCTTTGCATCGTGTTCGTGTCTCAATTGTCTTTGCATCTCAGTTCAAGATTTAG
- the LOC120647025 gene encoding uncharacterized protein LOC120647025 isoform X4, translated as MTKLDFYFFQLTSRPHLSFPQHPTHLSHSLLPYPAPPPACRPVAAALSAFARRLPRLPSSPGTTSGALLSPAETAPLALTAAAAAAAALAYSSSSTAALSYRSCLSCSATSRGPITDTSLATARRIMPTAGASLCRTAAPSGRSTTAHTSTPNSAATPRSWWSRSRRGTRRGSSPPSGSTPRLSLRRPFTAAAATVNASGLQQ; from the exons ATGACTAAATtggacttttatttttttcaactgacatctcggccccacctgtcattccCTCAGCACCCCACCCACCTCTCTCACTCGCTCCTACCctaccccgcgccgccgcctgcttgtcgtccggtcgccgccgccctctcggcgtttgcccgccgcctcccccgcctcCCTTCATCACCCGGCACCACCTCCGGCGCCCTCTTGTCCCCCGCGGAGACGGCGCCCTTGGCCCtgaccgcagccgccgccgccgccgccgccttggcctACAGCTCGAGTTCCACGGCGGCCCTCAGCTACCGGAGCTGCCTCTCGTGCTCCGCCACCTCCCGCGGCCCCATCACTGACACGTccctcgccaccgcccgccgcatcatgcccaccgccggcgcctcccTGTGCCGGACCGCGGCGCCGTCGGGCCGGAGCACGACGGCGCACACGTCCACGCCGAactccgccgccacgccgcggaGTTGGTGGAGTCGTTCGCGACGAGGGACAAGGAGAGGATCATCGCCGCCATCCGGAAGTACACCTCGCTTGAGCCTGAGACGACCGT ttacagcagcagcagcgacggtCAATGCCTCAGGTTTGCAGCAGTGA
- the LOC120647025 gene encoding uncharacterized protein LOC120647025 isoform X5, whose amino-acid sequence MTKLDFYFFQLTSRPHLSFPQHPTHLSHSLLPYPAPPPACRPVAAALSAFARRLPRLPSSPGTTSGALLSPAETAPLALTAAAAAAAALAYSSSSTAALSYRSCLSCSATSRGPITDTSLATARRIMPTAGASLCRTAAPSGRSTTAHTSTPNSAATPRSWWSRSRRGTRRGSSPPSGSTPRLSLRRPSAAATVNASGLQQ is encoded by the exons ATGACTAAATtggacttttatttttttcaactgacatctcggccccacctgtcattccCTCAGCACCCCACCCACCTCTCTCACTCGCTCCTACCctaccccgcgccgccgcctgcttgtcgtccggtcgccgccgccctctcggcgtttgcccgccgcctcccccgcctcCCTTCATCACCCGGCACCACCTCCGGCGCCCTCTTGTCCCCCGCGGAGACGGCGCCCTTGGCCCtgaccgcagccgccgccgccgccgccgccttggcctACAGCTCGAGTTCCACGGCGGCCCTCAGCTACCGGAGCTGCCTCTCGTGCTCCGCCACCTCCCGCGGCCCCATCACTGACACGTccctcgccaccgcccgccgcatcatgcccaccgccggcgcctcccTGTGCCGGACCGCGGCGCCGTCGGGCCGGAGCACGACGGCGCACACGTCCACGCCGAactccgccgccacgccgcggaGTTGGTGGAGTCGTTCGCGACGAGGGACAAGGAGAGGATCATCGCCGCCATCCGGAAGTACACCTCGCTTGAGCCTGAGACGACCGT cagcagcagcgacggtCAATGCCTCAGGTTTGCAGCAGTGA
- the LOC120648878 gene encoding pumilio homolog 1-like yields the protein MEMRGAKVVVAAAERTEEKEMDLLLSEIPHVTSPQGQRGVGVGVTGHGNGVHGAAGGHGYAAPRYGEDGYFAMVLNRRDDGAPPQGGGVAFAAPLSVGSVPSPASGPFVGSAVPPPPPAARAVVDPDQQWLASQLRGLRIGDAPAAGAQAALQRQGPLAPPPVKSPAPTDVSAARGAYHGYNFAAPGSSVHHEHVFLDQAKPVGYVAARPQRFLSDVGLDGYGGFPRGLDASIGGFMYNRVGHGTGIGWGQGLVHPDLAESYLLSRHTGAEFFSPSPIALDVRGGPMVQYAYGLPVADNGFARNVNQFEAFRCENSMMFDGKKNMNFSERGLERRFQQFINNRTPEPGNSRTMRYENMVRVKEYIYFMAKDQYGCRYLQQKFEEGKHHVDVIFEGIINHIADLMINSFANYLVQKMLDVCDEEQRLRIIVVLTQDPLRLVAICLNMHGTRAVQKLIETVTTREQIVLITSALQPAFMELVNDPNGNHVIQKCLTNFGADENKFIYEAAAANCFDMAIHRHGCCVLQRCISSARGAYQAKLIVEICARGFELAQDPFGNYVVQYVLNLKIPSANAHLASQFEGGYIYLSKQKVSSNVVEKCLKIFPDDAKAVIVRELLNGSHFEQLLQDPYANYVIYTALLNTRGHLHNALVEAIRPHEDAIRTSPCCKRISRALSRR from the exons ATGGAGATGAGGGGCGcgaaggtggtggtggcggcggcggagaggacgGAGGAGAAAGAGATGGACTTGCTCCTCAGCGAGATCCCCCACGTCACGTCGCCGCAGGGCcagcgcggcgtcggcgtcggcgtcacCGGCCACGGCAACGGCGTGCATGGCGCCGCGGGCGGCCACGGCTACGCCGCGCCGCGCTACGGTGAGGACGGCTACTTCGCCATGGTCCTGAACCGTCGCGATGATGGCGCCCCACCCCAGGGAGGCGGCGTGGCCTTCGCCGCGCCGCTCTCCGTGGGCTCCgtgccgtcgccggcgtcgggACCGTTCGTCGGTAGCGcagtgccaccgccgccgccggcggcgcgggcggtggTCGACCCGGACCAGCAgtggctcgcgagccagctcCGCGGCCTGCGCATCGGGGACGCGCCCGCCGCGGGCGCGCAGGCCGCGCTCCAGCGCCAGGGCCCGCTGGCCCCGCCTCCAGTCAAGAGCCCGGCCCCGACTGATGTctccgcggcgcgcggcgcctaCCATGGGTACAACTTCGCGGCGCCAGGTTCTTCCGTCCACCATGAACACGTGTTCCTTGATCAGGCCAAACCCGTCGGGTACGTCGCAGCACGGCCGCAGCGCTTCCTGTCGGACGTCGGCTTGGATGGCTACGGCGGCTTCCCCAGAGGCCTGGACGCCAGCATTGGCGGCTTCATGTACAATAGGGTAGGGCATGGCACGGGCATTGGTTGGGGCCAAGGTTTGGTGCACCCTGATCTCGCCGAGTCCTACTTGCTTTCCAGGCACACTGGTGCAGAGTTTTTCAGTCCCAGTCCGATTGCTCTTGACGTCCGTGGTGGACCAATGGTACAATATGCATATGGTCTCCCCGTGGCAGACAACGGGTTTGCAAGAAATGTAAATCAGTTTGAGGCATTTCGTTGTGAGAACAGTATGATGTTTGATGGGAAGAAGAACATGAACTTTTCGGAACGTGGGCTGGAGAGGAGATTTCAGCAGTTTATCAACAACAGGACACCGGAGCCTGGGAATTCTAGGACTATGAGGTATGAGAACATGGTTCGAGTTAAGGAGTACATCTATTTTATGGCCAAGGACCAGTATGGGTGCCGGTATTTGCAGCAGAAGTTTGAGGAAGGGAAGCATCATGTGGATGTGATCTTTGAAGGAATCATCAACCACATTGCAGATCTTATGATCAACTCTTTTGCCAACTATCTTGTACAGAAGATGCTGGACGTGTGTGATGAAGAGCAAAGGCTGAGGATCATCGTTGTGCTGACACAAGATCCTCTGAGGCTGGTTGCTATCTGTCTAAACATGCATGG GACAAGGGCAGTACAGAAATTGATTGAGACTGTTACGACCAGAGAGCAGATTGTACTTATTACTTCAGCCCTACAGCCAGCCTTCATGGAGCTTGTCAATGACCCTAACGGTAATCATGTAATACAGAAGTGCCTGACAAACTTTGGGGCAGATGAGAACAAG TTCATATATGAGGCCGCTGCAGCTAACTGTTTTGATATGGCGATACATCGCCATGGATGCTGTGTTCTACAACGTTGCATCTCTAGTGCCCGTGGTGCCTACCAGGCCAAGCTAATTGTGGAAATATGTGCTCGTGGCTTTGAACTTGCTCAAGATCCATTTGG GAACTATGTGGTACAATATGTTCTGAATCTGAAAATTCCTTCTGCAAATGCTCACTTGGCATCTCAGTTTGAAGGGGGGTATATTTATCTCTCAAAGCAGAAGGTGAGCAGCAACGTGGTGGAGAAATGCCTGAAGATTTTCCCAGATGATGCCAAAGCTGTCATAGTGCGTGAATTGCTCAATGGGTCTCATTTTGAGCAACTGCTGCAAGACCCTTACGCCAACTACGTCATCTACACTGCCCTTCTCAACACCAGG GGCCATCTTCACAATGCCCTTGTTGAAGCTATCCGCCCTCATGAGGACGCCATCCGGACTAGCCCCTGTTGCAAAAGGATCTCCAGGGCCCTCTCCAGGAGGTGA
- the LOC120647025 gene encoding uncharacterized protein LOC120647025 isoform X2 yields MTKLDFYFFQLTSRPHLSFPQHPTHLSHSLLPYPAPPPACRPVAAALSAFARRLPRLPSSPGTTSGALLSPAETAPLALTAAAAAAAALAYSSSSTAALSYRSCLSCSATSRGPITDTSLATARRIMPTAGASLCRTAAPSGRSTTAHTSTPNSAATPRSWWSRSRRGTRRGSSPPSGSTPRLSLRRPCVLPTPHLLICFELTSYSSSSDGQCLRFAAVTTKKQQHPSSFLNP; encoded by the exons ATGACTAAATtggacttttatttttttcaactgacatctcggccccacctgtcattccCTCAGCACCCCACCCACCTCTCTCACTCGCTCCTACCctaccccgcgccgccgcctgcttgtcgtccggtcgccgccgccctctcggcgtttgcccgccgcctcccccgcctcCCTTCATCACCCGGCACCACCTCCGGCGCCCTCTTGTCCCCCGCGGAGACGGCGCCCTTGGCCCtgaccgcagccgccgccgccgccgccgccttggcctACAGCTCGAGTTCCACGGCGGCCCTCAGCTACCGGAGCTGCCTCTCGTGCTCCGCCACCTCCCGCGGCCCCATCACTGACACGTccctcgccaccgcccgccgcatcatgcccaccgccggcgcctcccTGTGCCGGACCGCGGCGCCGTCGGGCCGGAGCACGACGGCGCACACGTCCACGCCGAactccgccgccacgccgcggaGTTGGTGGAGTCGTTCGCGACGAGGGACAAGGAGAGGATCATCGCCGCCATCCGGAAGTACACCTCGCTTGAGCCTGAGACGACCGTGTGTGTTACCGACACCGCACCTTCTGATCTGTTTCGAACTCACAAG ttacagcagcagcagcgacggtCAATGCCTCAGGTTTGCAGCAGTGACGACCAAGAAACAGCAGCACCCTTCGTCTTTCCTTAACCCGTGA
- the LOC120647024 gene encoding ras-related protein RABH1b-like, whose protein sequence is MAPVVSALAKYKLVFLGDQAVGKTAIITRFMYDKFDNTYQATIGIDFLSKTMYLEDRTVRLQLWDTAGQERFRSLIPSYIRDSSVAVIVYDVTDRQSFLNTSKWIEEVNTQRGGDVLIFLVGNKTDLVDKRKVSTDEGEAKAQEHGAMFIETSAKAGFNIKPLFRKIAGSLPGMDALSSAKQEDMVDINLRPSTGSSASGAASHAEQKSGGCSC, encoded by the exons ATGGCGCCGGTGGTGTCGGCGCTGGCCAAGTACAAGCTGGTGTTCCTGGGCGACCAGGCCGTGGGCAAGACGGCCATCATCACCCGCTTCATGTACGACAAGTTCGACAACACCTACCAG GCGACGATCGGGATCGACTTCCTCTCCAAGACGATGTACCTCGAGGATCGCACCGTCCGCCTCCAGCTCTG GGACACAGCTGGGCAGGAGAGGTTCCGCAGCCTGATCCCGAGCTACATCAGAGACTCCTCCGTGGCCGTCATCGTTTACGATGTGACTG ACAGGCAATCCTTTTTGAATACGTCAAAGTGGATCGAGGAAGTGAATACACAAAGAGGTGGCGATGTGCTCATCTTCCTTGTCGGAAATAAAACTGACCTCGTCGACAAGAG GAAAGTGTCCACTGACGAAGGAGAAGCCAAAGCACAGGAGCATGGCGCCATGTTCATAGAAACCAGTGCAAAAGCTGGGTTCAACATCAAG CCTCTGTTCCGCAAGATCGCTGGATCCCTTCCTGGAATGGACGCTCTCTCGTCAGCAAAGCAGGAAGACATGGTGGACATAAACCTCAGGCCTTCTACCGGGTCGTCAGCTTCAGGCGCGGCTTCGCATGCAGAGCAAAAATCAGGTGGTTGCTCCTGTTGA